From one Phycisphaerae bacterium genomic stretch:
- a CDS encoding ABC transporter ATP-binding protein codes for MAEYVIETQQLTRYFGRTGAVRELDLAVPRGCVFGFLGRNGAGKTTTIRMLLGLLEPTRGAATVLRQDSRTLSPAGRARIGYLAEGHHVYGWMRVAECGRFQRSFYARWNEELYRNVVEYFGLEPDTRVRDLSRGQRAGLCLALTLAPDPELLILDDPALGLDPVARRALLEAMVYVTRQADRTIFFSSHLVDDVERVADRIAILDHGRLRACCTVDEFRRRVQRVVLHFSGPPPAVPDIPGLLHARRTERELSLTIANCDERTEALLGRLGAARREPVALDLEEAFIDYVGVRGAARPLVPESGGAA; via the coding sequence ATGGCTGAATATGTAATTGAAACACAGCAACTGACCCGCTACTTCGGCCGCACGGGCGCGGTGCGCGAGCTCGATCTCGCCGTGCCGCGCGGCTGCGTGTTCGGCTTTCTCGGGCGGAACGGCGCGGGTAAAACGACCACGATCCGCATGTTGCTGGGACTGTTGGAGCCGACGCGCGGCGCGGCGACGGTGCTGCGTCAGGACAGCCGGACGCTGTCGCCTGCGGGGCGCGCGCGGATCGGATACCTCGCCGAGGGCCATCACGTCTACGGGTGGATGCGCGTGGCCGAGTGCGGGCGCTTCCAGCGGAGCTTCTACGCGCGCTGGAACGAGGAGTTGTATCGCAACGTGGTCGAGTATTTCGGCCTGGAGCCGGACACGCGCGTCCGCGATCTCTCGCGCGGGCAGCGCGCGGGGCTGTGCCTGGCGCTGACGCTCGCGCCGGACCCGGAACTGCTGATCCTGGATGACCCGGCCCTGGGTCTGGACCCGGTGGCCCGGCGGGCCCTGCTCGAAGCGATGGTCTACGTGACGCGCCAGGCGGACCGGACCATCTTCTTCTCATCGCACCTCGTCGACGATGTCGAGCGCGTCGCGGACCGGATCGCGATTCTCGACCACGGGCGCTTGCGGGCGTGTTGCACCGTGGACGAGTTTCGGCGGCGCGTGCAGCGCGTCGTGCTGCACTTCTCCGGCCCGCCGCCGGCCGTGCCGGACATCCCGGGGCTGCTGCACGCCCGACGCACCGAGCGCGAGCTGTCGTTGACGATCGCGAACTGCGACGAGCGCACCGAGGCGTTGCTCGGCCGGCTGGGGGCAGCGCGCCGCGAGCCGGTCGCACTGGACCTCGAGGAGGCGTTCATCGACTACGTGGGAGTGCGGGGAGCCGCGCGGCCGCTCGTGCCGGAGTCGGGAGGTGCTGCATGA
- a CDS encoding MgtC/SapB family protein, which yields MPEWVDIIKLLAAAFAGAVIGLERELHDKPAGFRTNIMICLGAALFTLLSVRLAEDAPGVDRTRIAAQIVTGVGFLGAGAIIQRRNHVVGLTTAATIWAVASVGMAFGAGHFVLGTLGTVLASAVLFGLGVTEKQIARWHTAATFEVELEPGASPRDTIERLVKEARVRRRSWTLIKTPEGLAGRLTAIGPAPRLEKLEHLMIRDAEIRAFKRL from the coding sequence ATGCCAGAGTGGGTTGACATCATCAAGCTGCTGGCCGCGGCCTTCGCCGGTGCGGTGATCGGGCTCGAGCGCGAGCTGCACGACAAGCCGGCGGGGTTCCGCACGAACATCATGATCTGCCTGGGGGCGGCGTTGTTCACACTCCTGTCCGTGCGGCTGGCGGAGGATGCGCCCGGCGTGGATCGGACGCGCATCGCGGCGCAGATCGTGACCGGCGTCGGCTTTCTCGGCGCGGGGGCGATCATCCAGCGGCGCAACCATGTCGTCGGCCTGACCACGGCGGCGACGATCTGGGCGGTGGCGAGCGTGGGGATGGCCTTTGGGGCGGGGCACTTCGTGCTGGGGACGCTGGGAACAGTCCTCGCCAGCGCGGTGCTGTTCGGGTTGGGCGTGACTGAGAAGCAGATTGCCCGCTGGCACACGGCGGCGACGTTCGAGGTCGAGTTGGAACCCGGTGCCAGTCCGCGCGACACGATCGAGCGCCTCGTGAAAGAAGCCCGCGTGCGCCGGCGGTCCTGGACGCTGATCAAGACGCCGGAGGGCCTGGCGGGGCGACTGACCGCGATCGGCCCTGCCCCGCGTCTGGAGAAGCTCGAACACCTGATGATCCGCGACGCGGAAATCCGGGCTTTCAAGCGACTCTGA
- a CDS encoding 2-oxoglutarate dehydrogenase E1 component, whose translation MPEPAIVPDSHNLAFVEQLYAEYLRDPASVPSAWRAYFDGFTPRHSAPGLRLGPSFQPRSLFNPPPAHNGLGAATAGAQVAIHQDRVDQLIRAYRVRGHIVAAVDPLHHGVPHPEELKPAHYGFTRDDMKRPFSSRTIHGAAVRTLREILLLMRNTYCRAIGVQFMHIDQLEARHWLQERMEGTQNRIALSRAAQLRILTRLTDAVIFEEFIQKKYVGAKRFSLEGGESLIPLLDLAIERAGSQGVEEIVIGMAHRGRLNVLANIMGKSPRQIFRQFENVDAELYLGRGDVKYHQGYHGDWTTAAGQTLHLALCFNPSHLEFVNPVVLGRVRAKQDRLGDTERRRSLALLIHGDAAFAGEGIVQETLNLSELAGYRTGGTLHVIVNNQLGFTTSPQEGRSTRYATDVAKMLQSPIFHVNGENPEAVAQVVQLALDFRHEFRRDVVIDMYCYRRHGHNEGDEPSFTQPGLYRRIEARPSVRDGYLKHLLELGEVTRDEADEIAARRRAYLEQELAGALSEGPSVSARPSTLGRIWSRYAGGPDANVPEVDTGLPREQLTALLAAQTKLPADFHLHPKLKRLLEQRRQMAGGQKPLDWANGEALAFATLLAGGTRVRLTGQDCGRGTFSQRHAILYDYQNSQPYVPLQHIAPDQAAFDIRNSPLCEAGALGFEYGYSIAYPDGLVIWEAQFGDFVNAAQVIVDQFLASAEEKWHSLSGLVLLLPHGMEGQGPEHSSARLERFLMLAAADNLQVVNPSTPAQYFHVLRRQVLRPWRKPLVVMTPKSLLRHPQATSTLDAFATGRFQRVLPDDLPAAGVRRILLCSGKVYYELRHAREKRRRTDVALIRVEQYYPLPEAALQTVLAPYAADVPVYWTQEEPANMGAAPHFRIRFGASLCGHPLRWLSRPAAASPATGSHASHELEQQRLIDQAFEDTGEHR comes from the coding sequence ATGCCCGAGCCGGCGATCGTGCCAGACAGCCATAACCTCGCCTTCGTCGAACAGCTCTACGCTGAATACCTGCGCGATCCGGCGTCCGTGCCGTCGGCCTGGCGCGCCTACTTTGACGGGTTCACGCCACGGCACAGCGCGCCCGGGCTGCGGCTGGGCCCATCGTTCCAGCCGCGCAGCCTCTTCAATCCGCCGCCCGCCCACAACGGCCTCGGGGCTGCAACCGCCGGCGCACAGGTCGCCATCCACCAGGACCGCGTCGACCAACTGATACGCGCTTACCGTGTCCGCGGCCACATCGTCGCCGCGGTCGATCCGCTGCATCATGGCGTCCCCCACCCGGAGGAGCTCAAACCCGCGCACTACGGCTTCACGCGCGACGACATGAAACGCCCGTTCTCCAGCCGCACGATCCATGGCGCCGCGGTCCGCACGCTGCGTGAAATCCTGCTCCTCATGCGCAACACCTACTGCCGCGCGATCGGCGTGCAGTTCATGCACATCGATCAGCTCGAGGCCCGCCACTGGCTGCAGGAGCGCATGGAAGGCACGCAGAACCGCATCGCCCTGAGCCGGGCGGCCCAGCTCCGCATCCTCACGCGCCTCACCGACGCCGTCATCTTCGAGGAGTTCATCCAGAAGAAATACGTCGGCGCCAAGCGTTTTTCGCTCGAAGGCGGCGAAAGCCTCATCCCCCTGCTCGACCTGGCCATCGAACGCGCCGGCAGCCAGGGCGTCGAGGAAATCGTCATCGGCATGGCCCACCGCGGCCGCCTGAACGTCCTCGCCAACATCATGGGCAAGAGCCCGCGCCAGATTTTCCGGCAGTTCGAGAACGTCGACGCCGAACTGTATCTGGGCCGCGGCGACGTGAAGTACCACCAGGGCTATCACGGCGACTGGACCACCGCCGCGGGCCAGACGCTGCACCTGGCGCTGTGCTTCAACCCCAGCCACCTGGAATTCGTCAACCCGGTGGTCCTCGGCCGCGTCCGCGCGAAGCAGGATCGTCTCGGCGACACGGAACGGCGTCGCAGCCTGGCGCTGCTCATTCACGGCGATGCCGCGTTCGCGGGCGAGGGCATCGTGCAGGAAACGCTGAACCTCAGCGAGCTGGCGGGTTACCGCACGGGCGGCACGCTGCACGTAATCGTGAACAACCAGCTTGGCTTCACGACCAGTCCCCAGGAAGGCCGCTCGACGCGTTACGCGACCGACGTGGCCAAAATGCTTCAGAGCCCGATCTTCCACGTGAACGGCGAGAACCCCGAGGCGGTCGCCCAGGTCGTGCAACTGGCGCTCGACTTTCGCCACGAGTTCCGCCGCGACGTCGTCATCGACATGTACTGCTATCGTCGGCACGGCCACAACGAGGGCGACGAGCCGTCGTTCACGCAGCCCGGGCTGTATCGTCGGATCGAGGCGCGCCCGTCCGTCCGCGACGGCTATCTCAAGCACCTGCTCGAGCTGGGTGAAGTCACGCGCGACGAGGCCGATGAGATCGCGGCGCGGCGGCGTGCATACCTGGAGCAGGAGCTGGCGGGCGCGCTTAGCGAAGGTCCTTCCGTGAGCGCCCGCCCCAGCACGCTCGGCCGCATCTGGAGCCGCTACGCGGGCGGGCCGGATGCAAACGTCCCGGAAGTCGATACAGGCTTGCCCCGCGAGCAGTTGACCGCGCTGCTCGCAGCCCAGACGAAGTTGCCCGCCGATTTCCATCTGCACCCAAAGCTCAAGCGCTTGCTCGAGCAGCGCCGCCAGATGGCCGGGGGGCAAAAGCCGCTCGACTGGGCCAACGGCGAAGCCCTCGCGTTTGCCACGCTGCTCGCCGGAGGCACGCGGGTGCGCCTTACTGGCCAGGACTGCGGCCGCGGGACGTTCAGTCAGCGCCACGCGATCCTGTATGACTATCAGAACAGCCAGCCGTACGTCCCTTTGCAGCACATCGCGCCCGACCAGGCCGCGTTCGATATCCGTAACAGCCCGCTCTGCGAGGCGGGCGCGCTTGGATTCGAATACGGCTACAGCATCGCGTACCCCGATGGTCTGGTCATCTGGGAGGCGCAGTTCGGCGATTTCGTCAACGCCGCGCAGGTGATCGTCGACCAGTTTCTCGCCAGCGCCGAGGAGAAATGGCACAGTCTCAGCGGCCTGGTCCTGCTGCTGCCGCACGGGATGGAGGGCCAGGGGCCCGAGCACTCCAGCGCCCGGCTGGAGCGGTTTCTCATGCTGGCCGCCGCCGACAACCTCCAGGTGGTGAACCCGAGCACACCCGCGCAGTATTTTCACGTGCTGCGCCGCCAGGTGCTGCGCCCGTGGCGCAAGCCGCTGGTCGTGATGACGCCGAAGAGCCTGCTGCGGCACCCGCAGGCAACCTCGACGCTGGACGCTTTCGCGACCGGTCGTTTCCAGCGCGTGCTGCCGGACGACCTGCCGGCCGCAGGCGTACGGCGGATTCTGCTCTGCAGCGGCAAGGTCTACTACGAGTTGCGACACGCGCGCGAGAAGCGCCGGCGCACGGATGTCGCCCTGATCCGCGTCGAACAGTACTACCCCTTGCCGGAAGCGGCGCTGCAGACCGTTCTGGCGCCCTACGCCGCCGACGTGCCGGTCTACTGGACCCAGGAAGAGCCCGCGAACATGGGCGCGGCCCCCCACTTCCGCATAAGATTCGGCGCATCGCTGTGCGGCCATCCGCTCCGGTGGCTCAGCCGGCCCGCTGCCGCCAGCCCGGCCACCGGCTCGCACGCCAGCCACGAGCTGGAACAGCAGCGCCTGATCGACCAGGCCTTTGAAGACACGGGCGAACACCGCTGA
- the odhB gene encoding 2-oxoglutarate dehydrogenase complex dihydrolipoyllysine-residue succinyltransferase, whose translation MAVELKIPSAGESITEVQIGAWAKTEGDYVERDETVVEIETDKASMELPAPVSGFLTKCLKPAGEIVPVGTVIALLEEAPRPATVATGAKAGAAPARTATGAPPATEARAAGAAAHVMPAARRALADAGLQPADVQPTGPGGRLLKEDVQRHVAQGGDGARPAATPTTQPPPAPPAADRHEEVVPMTMLRRRIAQRLVEAKQTMAMLTTFNEVDMSAIFALRDQRGEDFNRKYGIKLGLMSFFVKAAIDALKRFPAVNAEIRGHDIVYKNYYDIGIAVSTDQGLVVPVVRGAERLSFAEVELAIADLAKRARERKIAVEELQGGTFTITNGGVFGSLLATPIINPPQSAILGLHAIQDRPVARNGQVVIRPMMYIALTYDHRIIDGRESVSFLKRIKECVEEPARMLIEV comes from the coding sequence ATGGCCGTTGAACTGAAGATCCCGTCCGCCGGCGAATCGATCACCGAGGTCCAGATCGGCGCGTGGGCCAAGACCGAGGGCGACTACGTCGAGCGCGACGAGACCGTCGTCGAGATTGAAACCGACAAAGCCTCCATGGAGCTGCCCGCCCCTGTGAGCGGCTTTCTCACCAAGTGCCTCAAGCCAGCCGGCGAGATCGTCCCGGTCGGCACCGTGATCGCGCTGCTGGAAGAAGCACCGCGCCCAGCGACAGTCGCGACCGGAGCCAAGGCCGGGGCTGCCCCGGCGCGCACCGCCACCGGCGCCCCGCCCGCCACGGAGGCCCGCGCGGCCGGAGCCGCCGCACACGTGATGCCGGCCGCGCGGCGGGCGCTCGCGGACGCCGGCCTGCAACCTGCCGATGTGCAGCCCACCGGCCCCGGCGGCCGACTGCTGAAGGAAGATGTGCAGCGCCACGTGGCCCAGGGTGGCGACGGCGCGCGCCCAGCCGCGACGCCGACGACGCAACCGCCGCCAGCCCCGCCCGCCGCGGACCGCCACGAAGAAGTCGTCCCGATGACCATGCTGCGTCGCCGCATCGCCCAGCGCCTCGTCGAGGCGAAGCAGACCATGGCCATGCTGACCACCTTCAACGAGGTGGACATGTCGGCGATCTTTGCGCTGCGCGACCAGCGCGGCGAGGATTTCAACAGGAAGTACGGGATCAAGCTCGGCCTGATGTCGTTCTTCGTGAAGGCCGCGATCGACGCGCTCAAACGCTTCCCGGCGGTGAACGCGGAGATCCGCGGGCATGACATCGTCTACAAGAACTACTATGACATCGGCATCGCCGTCAGCACGGACCAGGGCCTCGTGGTACCGGTGGTGCGCGGCGCGGAGCGGCTGAGTTTCGCCGAAGTGGAGCTCGCCATCGCCGACCTCGCCAAGCGCGCCCGCGAGCGCAAGATTGCCGTCGAGGAGCTGCAGGGCGGCACGTTCACGATCACCAACGGCGGCGTGTTTGGCTCGCTGCTGGCGACACCGATCATCAACCCGCCGCAAAGCGCCATCCTCGGTCTGCACGCCATCCAGGACCGCCCCGTCGCCCGCAACGGCCAGGTCGTGATCCGCCCGATGATGTACATCGCGCTGACCTACGATCACCGTATTATCGACGGGCGCGAATCGGTCTCTTTCCTGAAGCGCATCAAGGAGTGCGTCGAAGAGCCCGCGCGGATGCTGATCGAAGTGTAG
- a CDS encoding metallophosphoesterase yields the protein MNWDVAHDWPEPFTDKLCVPLRRYSPDISAVVNEIVARPGWGTGPDGKVLAVVIEDRGSDPTSILASHDFHAAPLHCPFDSVEARLELYRTLRATFVGRELVSRPTDESATLSVMSLVTLDMYFEWGLSPGSYTHQSPVVCVPGGTPHVVRLERLRPDMRYYYRLRYRPAEGGPFEAGPPRTFHTARARGSSFTFAIVADSHLQELGWTPNGYALYRRTLQNVSWDAPDFLLDMGDSIHSEMYAGRDVVDFAEAVDRQLDQRPYLDLACHSAPYYLVLGNHEGEQGWRLNGTPWNVAVWAANARKLIYPLPQPDDFYTGDRYEAPFVGRRENYYAWEWGDALFVVLDPYWYTPRCPHGDIHYPGSGDNWDWTLGRDQYDWLGYTLQGSSATFKFVFAHHITGGVNTYGRGGIEAASHALGGRGSFEWGGEALDGTYAFDCYRPGWGVPIHALLVANGVTIFFHAHDHVFARQELDGVIYQECPQPSDAAYSTGYYALGEYVAGDVVPNTGHVRVTVAPQQVTVDYVRAYLPGDGPNGEVAYSYTVPAARNR from the coding sequence GTGAATTGGGATGTCGCGCATGACTGGCCGGAGCCGTTCACGGACAAGTTGTGCGTGCCGCTGCGGCGCTATAGCCCGGACATCTCCGCCGTCGTCAACGAGATCGTGGCGCGGCCCGGCTGGGGCACCGGGCCGGACGGCAAGGTGCTGGCGGTCGTGATCGAAGACCGGGGTTCGGATCCGACCAGCATTCTGGCCAGCCATGATTTTCACGCGGCGCCGCTGCACTGCCCGTTTGACAGCGTCGAGGCGCGGCTCGAACTCTACCGAACACTGCGGGCAACCTTCGTGGGACGTGAATTGGTCTCGCGGCCGACGGACGAATCCGCGACGCTGAGCGTGATGTCGCTCGTGACGCTCGACATGTACTTCGAGTGGGGCCTGTCGCCGGGGAGCTACACGCACCAGAGTCCGGTCGTCTGTGTGCCGGGCGGCACGCCGCACGTGGTACGCCTCGAGCGCCTGCGCCCGGATATGCGTTATTACTACCGCCTGCGCTACCGGCCGGCCGAGGGCGGCCCCTTCGAGGCGGGCCCGCCGCGCACGTTTCACACGGCGCGCGCGCGCGGCAGCTCCTTCACCTTCGCCATCGTGGCCGACTCGCACCTCCAGGAGCTGGGCTGGACGCCGAACGGATACGCGCTCTATCGGCGGACGCTTCAGAACGTGAGCTGGGACGCGCCGGACTTTCTCCTCGACATGGGTGACTCGATCCACAGCGAGATGTATGCCGGCCGCGATGTCGTCGACTTCGCGGAGGCGGTCGATCGGCAGCTCGACCAGCGGCCCTATCTCGACCTGGCGTGCCATTCGGCGCCGTACTACCTGGTGCTGGGTAACCACGAGGGCGAGCAGGGCTGGCGGCTGAATGGCACCCCGTGGAACGTGGCGGTCTGGGCGGCGAACGCGCGCAAGCTGATCTATCCCCTGCCGCAGCCCGATGATTTCTACACGGGTGACCGCTACGAGGCGCCGTTCGTCGGACGGCGTGAGAACTACTACGCGTGGGAATGGGGCGACGCGCTCTTCGTGGTGCTGGACCCGTACTGGTACACGCCGCGCTGCCCGCACGGGGACATTCATTACCCGGGCAGCGGCGACAACTGGGATTGGACGCTGGGCCGCGACCAGTATGACTGGCTGGGGTACACGCTGCAGGGCAGTTCCGCGACGTTCAAGTTCGTCTTCGCGCATCACATCACCGGCGGCGTGAATACGTACGGGCGCGGCGGCATCGAGGCGGCGAGCCACGCGCTGGGCGGCAGGGGCTCATTCGAGTGGGGCGGCGAGGCACTGGACGGGACGTACGCGTTTGACTGCTACCGGCCGGGCTGGGGCGTGCCGATCCACGCTCTCCTCGTCGCCAACGGGGTGACGATCTTCTTTCACGCCCACGATCACGTGTTCGCGCGGCAGGAGCTGGACGGCGTGATCTACCAGGAGTGCCCGCAGCCCAGCGACGCCGCGTACAGTACGGGTTACTACGCTCTCGGCGAGTATGTTGCGGGCGACGTGGTGCCGAATACGGGGCACGTCCGCGTGACGGTGGCGCCGCAGCAGGTCACGGTGGACTATGTGCGGGCGTATTTGCCGGGCGACGGGCCGAACGGCGAAGTGGCGTACTCGTACACCGTGCCAGCGGCGCGGAATCGGTAG
- a CDS encoding dihydrolipoyl dehydrogenase, whose product MRDIPIHQRFRLRLLRRPRLIERHGTVRSDAHDRQAYQRADVPLPRPGQHQARVCELFARADLRHLESQAQLVQPAATGSHAIEAALQVAIVVPIAPVDFGAIVAVQCDPDREDFRPGEKLLKHRQITQIQPRRAIQVQAGTLVRRSAQAARQQREVREVDHPVEVAVPGRSRRRLRRGSAHQRAERDQHERDAAGSRHDRPLPPWQPQCPLHAYISAYHDGPAPGNDNRAARRRACPRVRRAAKITRSAGRPPVIQHDLIVIGAGPGGYVAAIRAAQLGLNVACIEREAALGGTCLRIGCIPSKALLESSARYAAARDELREHGVKVGAVELDLPAMLKRKDQIVGGLTKGIEALFKKNKVTRYSGHARLAGPGRVVVTSPEPQAAARGPRSAPAGTAQEQWHTETGQRRASAGTAQEQWHTTELQAKHIIIATGSQSAPLKGVELDDNRIGTSTEALAYPEVPQHLVVIGAGYIGLELGSVWRRLGAQVTVLEYLDRILPGMDDELAAEALKLLKRQGLEFHLGARVTAARRVTAEGAPPCVVEADGLDPIACDRVLLAVGRVPNTSDLGLDTVGISLDEKRRIPVNEHFATAVAGIYAIGDVIRGPMLAHKAEDEGVACVEHIVTGYGHVNYDAIPGVCYTEPEIAAVGRTEEQLKAAGVNYRKGVFQIRGNGRARALGHIDGRVKILADADTDRILGVHIIGPHAGDLIAEAAVAIEFGASAEDLARSSHAHPTLAECLKEAALAVDGRAIHA is encoded by the coding sequence ATGCGCGACATCCCAATTCACCAGCGTTTCCGTCTTCGGCTGCTGCGACGGCCGCGCCTCATCGAACGGCACGGCACTGTCCGCAGCGACGCCCACGACCGCCAGGCGTACCAGCGAGCTGACGTACCCCTGCCCCGACCCGGGCAGCACCAGGCGCGCGTATGCGAACTGTTCGCCCGCGCTGATCTGCGGCACCTGGAATCGCAAGCCCAGCTCGTACAGCCCGCCGCGACCGGCTCCCATGCGATTGAGGCCGCTCTGCAGGTAGCCATCGTCGTGCCAATCGCTCCGGTCGACTTCGGTGCCATCGTCGCCGTCCAGTGCGATCCCGATCGAGAGGACTTCCGTCCCGGTGAAAAGCTGCTGAAACACCGCCAAATCACGCAGATCCAGCCCCGCCGCGCCATCCAGGTCCAGGCAGGCACACTCGTCCGGCGATCCGCCCAGGCCGCCCGCCAGCAGCGCGAAGTCCGTGAAGTCGACCACCCAGTCGAGGTTGCAGTCCCCGGGCGAAGTCGGCGCAGACTGCGCCGCGGCTCCGCCCACCAACGAGCCGAGCGCGATCAACACGAGCGAGATGCGGCCGGGTCGAGACATGACCGCCCATTACCGCCGTGGCAGCCCCAGTGCCCACTTCACGCGTACATTTCAGCGTACCACGACGGCCCGGCGCCGGGCAATGACAATCGGGCCGCCCGCCGTCGCGCCTGTCCGCGCGTCCGGCGGGCCGCTAAGATCACCCGTTCAGCAGGGAGACCGCCCGTGATCCAGCATGACCTGATTGTTATCGGAGCCGGCCCCGGCGGGTATGTCGCCGCCATCCGGGCCGCCCAACTCGGCCTCAACGTCGCCTGCATCGAGCGGGAGGCCGCGCTCGGCGGCACGTGTCTCCGCATCGGCTGCATCCCCAGCAAGGCCCTGCTCGAGTCGAGCGCGCGCTATGCCGCGGCCCGCGACGAATTGAGGGAGCACGGCGTTAAAGTCGGCGCGGTCGAGCTGGATCTGCCGGCCATGCTGAAGCGCAAGGACCAGATCGTCGGCGGGCTCACCAAGGGCATCGAGGCGCTGTTCAAGAAGAACAAGGTCACGCGCTACAGCGGCCACGCACGGCTCGCCGGCCCTGGCCGCGTGGTGGTGACTTCACCAGAACCCCAAGCGGCAGCGCGGGGTCCGCGCAGCGCACCGGCGGGCACTGCTCAAGAGCAGTGGCACACGGAGACGGGTCAGCGCAGAGCGTCGGCGGGCACTGCTCAAGAGCAGTGGCACACGACGGAGTTGCAGGCCAAGCACATCATCATCGCCACGGGCTCGCAATCCGCCCCGCTCAAGGGCGTCGAGCTCGACGATAACCGCATCGGCACGAGCACCGAGGCCCTCGCCTATCCCGAGGTCCCGCAGCATCTCGTCGTCATCGGCGCCGGCTACATCGGCCTCGAGCTGGGCTCCGTCTGGCGCCGGCTCGGCGCACAGGTCACCGTGCTGGAGTACCTCGACCGCATCCTGCCCGGCATGGACGACGAGCTGGCGGCCGAAGCGCTGAAGCTGCTCAAACGCCAGGGGCTGGAATTCCATCTCGGCGCGCGCGTGACCGCCGCCCGGCGTGTCACGGCGGAAGGTGCACCACCCTGCGTCGTCGAAGCTGATGGCCTCGATCCGATTGCGTGCGACCGCGTTCTGCTCGCGGTCGGCCGCGTGCCCAACACGAGCGACCTCGGCCTCGACACGGTCGGCATCTCGCTCGACGAGAAGCGCCGCATCCCGGTGAACGAGCATTTCGCCACCGCCGTCGCGGGCATCTACGCCATCGGCGACGTCATTCGCGGGCCGATGCTCGCGCACAAGGCGGAGGACGAGGGCGTCGCGTGCGTCGAGCACATCGTCACCGGCTACGGCCACGTGAACTACGACGCGATCCCCGGCGTCTGCTACACCGAGCCTGAAATCGCCGCCGTCGGCAGGACGGAGGAGCAACTGAAAGCCGCCGGCGTCAATTACCGCAAGGGCGTCTTTCAGATTCGCGGCAATGGCCGGGCCCGCGCGCTGGGCCACATCGACGGCCGCGTGAAGATCCTGGCGGACGCCGATACGGACCGTATCCTCGGCGTGCACATCATCGGCCCGCACGCCGGCGACCTGATCGCAGAGGCGGCGGTCGCGATCGAGTTCGGCGCGAGTGCGGAGGACTTGGCCCGCAGCTCACACGCGCACCCCACACTCGCGGAGTGCCTGAAGGAGGCCGCGCTCGCCGTCGACGGCCGGGCGATTCATGCGTAG
- a CDS encoding C10 family peptidase, which translates to MSVVAVAVADDAQSVAGPVGADTAAIVARQHLVRLGQADACTVGDVRELRDAEADRILCYCFDLLPRGYIIVAGDTALPPVIAYAFENDAGCDLAPGNPLADVLQWDLHRRLAHAVELPADVAARQRAAWAAYLNPGAPRGGRFEQWPPAGTTPTGGWLLTNWTQSAPYNNLCPMDLVAGARSIAGCPAVAMAQILNYHARLNGTTFADADDYYHSYGGNNFWIDNAFLARSFPSWPMLNTYLNTLFGNYFYGTTPTNTSKAALVYACGAAAHQVYSASGSGTFEVAQAFSGLQRFGCTTAELLVESDPDLETRIAANMQAAAPALLAVVNEAWTVGHNLVIDGYNTDNYYHLNFGWGGSYNGWYQLLVGLPYQLTVIEGVVVDILTEPCELMDCNCSGSVNWTDFTYFAPNLAGPGVVYTAPGCAAFDANVDGDVDLADFGAFQATFGT; encoded by the coding sequence ATGTCCGTGGTGGCAGTCGCCGTCGCGGACGACGCCCAGTCCGTCGCCGGCCCCGTCGGCGCCGACACGGCCGCGATCGTCGCCCGCCAGCACCTCGTCCGGCTCGGCCAGGCCGACGCCTGTACCGTCGGTGACGTCCGCGAACTACGCGACGCCGAAGCCGACCGCATCCTGTGCTACTGCTTCGACTTGTTGCCGCGCGGCTACATCATCGTCGCCGGCGACACCGCGCTGCCGCCGGTGATTGCGTATGCGTTCGAGAACGACGCCGGCTGCGACCTCGCGCCCGGCAATCCGCTCGCGGACGTGCTGCAATGGGACCTGCACCGGCGGCTCGCCCATGCCGTCGAGTTGCCCGCGGACGTCGCCGCGCGGCAGCGTGCGGCGTGGGCTGCGTATCTGAATCCCGGCGCGCCGCGCGGCGGCCGCTTCGAGCAGTGGCCCCCGGCCGGAACGACGCCCACCGGCGGGTGGCTGCTCACAAACTGGACGCAGTCTGCCCCGTATAACAACCTGTGCCCAATGGACCTCGTCGCCGGGGCCCGCAGCATCGCCGGCTGCCCGGCCGTCGCGATGGCGCAGATTCTCAACTATCACGCCCGGCTCAACGGCACGACCTTCGCGGATGCCGACGATTACTACCACAGCTACGGCGGCAACAACTTCTGGATCGACAACGCGTTCCTGGCGCGCAGCTTTCCGTCGTGGCCCATGCTGAACACGTACCTCAACACGCTGTTCGGCAACTACTTCTATGGCACGACGCCGACGAACACGAGCAAGGCGGCGCTGGTCTATGCGTGCGGGGCGGCGGCGCACCAGGTCTACAGTGCGTCGGGTTCCGGGACCTTCGAGGTCGCGCAAGCCTTCAGCGGGTTGCAGCGGTTCGGCTGCACAACGGCGGAGCTGCTGGTGGAGAGCGATCCCGACCTGGAGACGCGGATTGCGGCCAACATGCAGGCGGCCGCGCCGGCGCTGCTGGCGGTGGTCAACGAGGCCTGGACCGTTGGGCACAACCTCGTCATCGATGGGTACAACACCGACAACTACTACCACCTCAATTTTGGCTGGGGCGGCTCGTACAACGGCTGGTACCAACTGCTCGTCGGCTTGCCGTACCAACTGACGGTCATCGAGGGCGTGGTCGTGGACATTCTGACCGAGCCGTGCGAACTCATGGACTGCAATTGCAGCGGCAGCGTCAACTGGACGGACTTCACGTACTTCGCCCCGAACCTCGCCGGCCCAGGTGTGGTGTACACGGCCCCCGGCTGTGCAGCGTTCGACGCTAATGTGGACGGCGACGTTGACCTGGCGGACTTCGGTGCGTTTCAGGCGACGTTCGGGACGTAG